Proteins encoded together in one Oceanobacillus iheyensis HTE831 window:
- the dnaB gene encoding replicative DNA helicase: MSASWNDRTPPHNIEAEQSVLGAVFLEPQAYVTASETLIAEDFYRASHQRIFAAMMSLSDKGEPIDVITVTTFLNDRKQLEEAGGVTYLTQLAESVPTAANIEYYSKIVEEKSTLRSLIRKATDIVTSSFEKEDEVEDVLNDAEKSILEVSGRKNSGAFKNIKDVLIDVYDNIEQLHQQNGDVTGVPTGFQDLDRITSGFQRNDLIIIAARPSVGKTAFALNVAQNVAVKTDQNVAIFSLEMGADQLVQRMLCAEGNIDAQRLRNGQLQADDWGKLTMAMGSLSNAGIYIDDTPGVRVNEIRSKCRRLKQEHGLGMILIDYLQLIQGSGSSKENRQQEVSEISRALKALARELEVPLIALSQLSRGVESRQDKRPMMSDIRESGSIEQDADIVGFLYRDDYYDQETEKQNIIEIIIAKQRNGPTGTVELAFVKEYNKFVDLDHRYQEGDIPPAM, encoded by the coding sequence ATGAGTGCATCGTGGAATGATCGTACGCCGCCACATAATATCGAAGCAGAGCAATCGGTACTAGGTGCGGTTTTTTTAGAGCCGCAAGCCTACGTAACCGCATCAGAGACGTTGATTGCCGAAGACTTTTACCGGGCCAGTCACCAGCGAATATTTGCAGCAATGATGAGTTTATCCGATAAAGGTGAACCTATTGATGTTATAACAGTGACAACATTTTTAAATGATCGGAAGCAATTGGAAGAAGCTGGTGGTGTTACTTATTTAACCCAGCTAGCAGAAAGTGTTCCAACAGCTGCAAATATAGAGTACTATAGTAAGATTGTAGAAGAGAAGTCTACTTTACGCAGTTTAATTCGTAAAGCAACAGACATTGTGACCTCTTCGTTTGAAAAAGAGGACGAAGTAGAAGATGTATTAAATGACGCAGAGAAAAGTATTTTGGAAGTGTCTGGGAGAAAAAACTCTGGTGCTTTTAAAAATATCAAAGATGTCTTAATCGATGTGTATGATAATATAGAACAATTGCATCAACAAAACGGAGATGTAACCGGAGTACCGACAGGATTTCAGGACTTAGATCGTATTACATCTGGTTTCCAGCGAAATGATTTAATTATTATTGCTGCTCGTCCTTCGGTTGGTAAGACGGCATTCGCCCTGAACGTAGCCCAAAACGTTGCAGTAAAAACGGATCAGAATGTGGCCATCTTCAGTCTTGAGATGGGAGCTGACCAATTAGTGCAACGTATGCTTTGTGCAGAAGGGAATATTGATGCACAACGTCTTCGAAATGGACAACTCCAAGCAGATGATTGGGGCAAGCTAACCATGGCCATGGGCTCCCTATCCAATGCGGGAATTTATATAGATGATACACCAGGCGTACGGGTGAATGAGATTCGTTCTAAATGTCGTCGTCTTAAGCAGGAGCATGGACTTGGTATGATCTTAATCGATTATTTGCAATTGATTCAAGGAAGTGGAAGTTCGAAAGAGAATCGACAGCAAGAGGTATCTGAGATTTCACGTGCATTAAAAGCATTAGCAAGAGAATTAGAAGTCCCTCTTATCGCTCTTTCTCAGTTATCTCGTGGTGTAGAATCACGACAAGATAAACGACCGATGATGTCTGATATTCGTGAGTCTGGAAGTATTGAGCAGGATGCAGATATTGTAGGCTTCCTTTATCGTGATGATTATTATGATCAGGAGACAGAAAAACAAAATATTATAGAAATTATAATTGCAAAACAACGTAATGGCCCAACAGGAACGGTAGAACTAGCCTTTGTAAAAGAATATAATAAATTCGTTGATTTGGACCATCGATACCAGGAAGGAGATATCCCTCCAGCGATGTAA
- the rplI gene encoding 50S ribosomal protein L9, which yields MKVIFLKDVKGKAKKGDVKNVPDGYARNYLLKNNLAEEATSGNMKALEAKKQKADQLEQKEKEDAINLKDKLAEIAVELEAKSGDNGRLFGSITSKQISEALQKQFGHKIDKRKIELDEPIRALGYTTVPVKLHPEVSGSIKVHVAEK from the coding sequence ATGAAAGTAATCTTCTTAAAAGATGTTAAAGGAAAAGCAAAAAAAGGCGATGTAAAAAACGTACCAGATGGTTATGCGCGTAACTACTTGTTAAAAAATAACTTAGCAGAAGAAGCAACTTCTGGAAACATGAAAGCTTTAGAAGCAAAAAAACAAAAAGCAGATCAACTAGAGCAGAAGGAAAAAGAAGATGCGATTAACTTAAAAGATAAACTTGCTGAAATTGCAGTAGAATTAGAAGCAAAATCAGGTGATAATGGACGATTGTTTGGTTCGATCACAAGTAAGCAAATTTCAGAAGCACTGCAAAAACAATTTGGTCATAAAATTGACAAACGTAAAATTGAACTTGATGAACCAATTCGTGCATTAGGATATACCACTGTACCAGTGAAACTTCATCCAGAAGTTTCAGGGTCCATCAAAGTACATGTAGCAGAGAAATAA
- a CDS encoding DHH family phosphoesterase — protein sequence MPDLHNKPALSKHVWVVYAISIILLVALWYFQWIIGLVMTIVLAASFYYSIRTEQILLDEAEEYISTISHRVKKVGEEALLEMPFGIVLFNDDFQVEWSNPYMNQFSEDRETLVGRSLHLLSEDLIPMIKENKDEVWVELAGYTFLTVIKKEEKLLYFMDRTDQEALKQRYHNEQTVLAIIFLDNYEEITQNMDDTAKSQLNSQVTTILNNWSSHYGLYLKRTSQERFLAVGTKKILQQLEKVKFDILDEVREMEGVENNPVTLSVGIGVGNMTLPELGEVAQSSLDLALGRGGDQVAIKDEQGKVRFYGGKTNPMEKRTRVRARVISHALKELVKASDNVMIMGHKSPDMDSIGAAIGVMNIAKTNGVPGYIVFDENDMETSVNRMMDTIRSDESLWDNFIDLEEAEERMTQRSLLVIVDTHKPSMVGFESLLNKTDYKIVIDHHRRAEEFIDNPTLVYMEPYASSTAELVTELLEYQPKGTKLKMLEATALLAGIIVDTKSFTLRTGSRTFDAASYLRAQGADTVLVQRFLKEDLELYIERSQIIERSEIIHGHIAIAKAPEGNSYSPVLIAQTADTLLTMTGISASFVISERFDGKIGISARSLGDVNVQVIMEKMNGGGHLTNAATQINDTTIEEAAADLIEIIDEYEEGRASE from the coding sequence ATGCCAGATTTACACAATAAGCCAGCACTAAGCAAACATGTATGGGTAGTATATGCAATATCCATTATTTTGCTTGTGGCACTCTGGTATTTCCAATGGATTATCGGTCTTGTTATGACCATCGTTTTGGCTGCTTCTTTTTATTACAGTATTCGAACCGAACAAATTCTTCTGGATGAAGCAGAAGAGTATATATCAACGATTTCTCATCGAGTAAAAAAAGTGGGTGAGGAAGCGTTATTGGAAATGCCGTTTGGTATTGTACTATTTAATGATGACTTTCAAGTTGAATGGTCCAATCCATATATGAATCAATTCAGTGAAGACAGAGAAACGCTTGTAGGTAGATCCTTGCATCTGTTATCTGAAGACCTCATACCGATGATCAAGGAGAATAAAGATGAAGTATGGGTCGAGCTTGCAGGATATACGTTTTTAACGGTCATAAAAAAAGAGGAAAAGCTTCTTTATTTTATGGATCGCACGGATCAAGAAGCATTAAAACAACGATATCATAACGAACAGACAGTGCTTGCAATTATATTCTTGGATAATTATGAAGAAATCACACAAAACATGGATGATACCGCAAAGAGTCAATTAAACTCTCAAGTAACAACCATTTTAAATAACTGGTCGAGCCACTATGGCTTATATTTAAAGAGAACTTCTCAAGAACGTTTTCTAGCGGTAGGAACGAAAAAAATACTACAACAGTTAGAAAAGGTTAAGTTTGATATTTTGGATGAAGTCCGGGAAATGGAAGGTGTCGAAAACAATCCTGTTACATTAAGTGTTGGGATTGGTGTCGGAAATATGACACTTCCTGAACTTGGAGAAGTTGCTCAATCTAGTTTAGATTTAGCATTAGGCCGAGGCGGCGACCAAGTAGCTATTAAAGATGAACAAGGGAAAGTGCGTTTTTATGGTGGTAAAACCAATCCGATGGAAAAACGAACCCGAGTTCGAGCAAGAGTTATTTCCCATGCATTGAAAGAACTTGTTAAAGCCAGTGATAATGTAATGATCATGGGACATAAATCCCCCGATATGGACTCGATCGGAGCGGCAATAGGCGTCATGAATATTGCCAAGACAAATGGAGTTCCTGGATATATTGTTTTTGATGAAAACGATATGGAAACAAGTGTAAATCGTATGATGGATACAATACGCTCTGATGAAAGTCTGTGGGATAACTTTATTGACTTGGAAGAAGCCGAGGAAAGAATGACACAACGCAGCTTACTCGTGATTGTTGATACACATAAACCAAGTATGGTCGGCTTCGAAAGCTTATTGAATAAAACCGATTATAAAATTGTAATTGATCATCATCGTAGAGCAGAAGAATTTATTGATAATCCGACGTTAGTATATATGGAGCCATATGCATCATCCACAGCTGAATTAGTAACCGAACTACTTGAATATCAGCCAAAAGGAACGAAATTGAAGATGTTAGAGGCAACAGCGTTACTGGCTGGTATTATCGTCGATACGAAGAGTTTCACGCTGCGTACAGGTTCTAGAACCTTTGATGCGGCATCCTATTTGCGAGCACAGGGCGCGGATACAGTCTTAGTGCAACGTTTCTTAAAAGAAGACTTAGAATTATATATTGAGAGAAGCCAAATTATCGAGCGTTCTGAAATAATTCATGGACATATTGCGATTGCAAAGGCTCCAGAAGGAAATTCCTATAGTCCAGTATTAATCGCACAAACGGCAGATACATTACTGACTATGACTGGGATAAGCGCATCATTTGTTATTTCCGAGCGGTTTGATGGTAAAATAGGAATAAGTGCAAGGTCACTTGGTGATGTCAATGTACAGGTAATTATGGAGAAAATGAACGGTGGCGGTCATTTAACGAATGCTGCTACGCAAATAAATGATACGACTATTGAAGAAGCAGCAGCAGATTTAATAGAGATTATTGATGAATATGAAGAGGGGAGAGCATCAGAATGA
- a CDS encoding YybS family protein gives MNQSKQIKDGALMLFIFTIILASFLFLPIIAIFVLPIPFVLFTRKYGMKSGFVMLAIALLISLLIMTIIAIPLVVMMGLGGIMIGSAMYKGVTPYDTLARGIFGFIMGILFTFGFTQVFLDVNLVNQFQTVVEDSVETSTAFIEEMGLAEQSEQILEVAETQIQMMTELLPSFLVAAAAILALVVQWLSYKIINRTDKQKLRFPPIRDIRFPSSIIWIYFLAFIVSLFNQEPGTTLYVGLQNLFFIVGMLLAIQGVSFIFYYAHAKKMSKAIPVIIVILTLVFPQFLLYFIRILGIIDVGFNLRDRLEKK, from the coding sequence ATGAATCAATCCAAACAAATAAAAGATGGAGCATTGATGCTATTTATATTTACAATCATCTTAGCTTCTTTCTTATTTTTACCTATTATAGCAATATTTGTATTACCAATACCTTTTGTTCTATTTACAAGAAAGTATGGAATGAAGTCAGGATTTGTGATGTTGGCAATCGCTTTATTGATATCCTTGCTTATCATGACAATTATTGCAATACCATTAGTCGTGATGATGGGTCTTGGTGGAATAATGATAGGAAGTGCAATGTATAAAGGAGTTACTCCATATGATACACTAGCTCGAGGAATATTTGGTTTTATCATGGGGATTTTGTTTACCTTTGGATTCACACAAGTATTCTTGGATGTAAATTTAGTAAATCAATTCCAAACAGTTGTAGAAGATTCTGTTGAAACAAGTACTGCATTTATTGAAGAGATGGGACTTGCAGAACAATCAGAGCAAATTCTGGAAGTTGCAGAGACACAAATACAAATGATGACAGAGTTACTCCCATCTTTCTTAGTAGCTGCTGCAGCAATTCTTGCATTGGTTGTTCAATGGTTAAGCTATAAAATTATTAATCGAACAGATAAGCAGAAGCTTCGTTTTCCGCCAATACGTGATATTAGATTTCCAAGCTCGATTATTTGGATCTACTTTTTAGCGTTTATTGTATCTCTATTTAATCAGGAACCGGGTACGACATTGTATGTCGGTTTACAGAACCTATTTTTTATTGTTGGAATGTTATTAGCAATACAAGGGGTTTCTTTTATCTTCTACTATGCACATGCAAAAAAGATGTCAAAAGCAATTCCGGTTATAATTGTGATTCTTACATTGGTATTCCCACAATTTCTTCTTTATTTCATAAGAATCTTAGGTATAATTGATGTAGGATTTAACTTAAGAGATCGCTTAGAGAAGAAGTAA
- a CDS encoding DUF1189 family protein → MIFLEILKHSIKLPQKQAMFQLNRIGMDMIILYLIIMLAIVSIPEWINRLNQPTGVGAEMHIIFQFIYFFMFYYLIMTVFVFIAISIIAYVGKGITHLMNRKLTYGLLWKMSACTVTIPFLLFTMISTIWQVNDSFLFYTFIFSLGLLFIMIQHYPKRRKS, encoded by the coding sequence ATGATTTTCCTTGAAATATTAAAACACAGTATAAAATTACCGCAAAAACAAGCCATGTTTCAATTAAATCGAATTGGAATGGACATGATTATATTGTATTTAATTATCATGTTAGCGATTGTATCGATACCGGAATGGATAAATCGATTAAATCAGCCTACTGGTGTTGGTGCAGAAATGCATATCATATTTCAGTTTATCTATTTCTTTATGTTCTATTATTTAATTATGACCGTTTTTGTCTTTATTGCTATTTCAATAATTGCTTATGTAGGAAAAGGAATCACTCATCTTATGAATCGTAAATTAACCTATGGGTTGCTTTGGAAAATGAGTGCATGTACTGTTACGATTCCGTTTTTATTATTCACCATGATTTCCACAATTTGGCAGGTCAATGATTCCTTTCTCTTTTACACATTTATATTTAGTTTAGGCTTATTGTTCATTATGATTCAGCATTACCCAAAACGAAGAAAGTCATAA
- a CDS encoding 8-oxo-dGTP diphosphatase: MKMNINYHFWNFVVIVDSHNNILLLERNKGDLDGYVPPGGKVEFPETFEESAKREVYEETGLILDQLELVSISGYINEQKREQFVYLDYFSNDFSGEVIKAGTEGRCLWHPVDRLDELLIHPDIKVRIQHILAKDSFEYQIYWNERKNKPSERRLTVNHRQ, translated from the coding sequence ATGAAGATGAATATCAATTATCATTTCTGGAATTTCGTAGTTATCGTGGATTCACATAATAATATCCTCTTGCTCGAAAGAAATAAGGGAGATCTTGATGGGTATGTTCCACCGGGAGGGAAAGTGGAGTTTCCGGAGACATTTGAAGAATCTGCAAAACGTGAAGTTTATGAAGAGACGGGCTTAATACTAGACCAATTGGAGCTAGTAAGTATATCTGGTTATATAAATGAACAAAAACGTGAGCAGTTTGTGTATTTGGATTATTTTTCGAATGATTTTTCAGGCGAGGTAATAAAAGCTGGGACGGAAGGGAGATGTCTGTGGCATCCTGTTGATCGCTTGGATGAGTTATTGATTCATCCTGATATAAAAGTTCGTATTCAACATATACTAGCAAAGGATTCTTTTGAATATCAGATTTATTGGAATGAAAGAAAAAATAAACCTTCTGAACGTAGGCTAACCGTCAACCATCGCCAATAA
- a CDS encoding GNAT family N-acetyltransferase, protein MLQINRLTFRPYHDNDFPFLQSLLQDPEVVRFIGDGNVRDDKACNDFLQWIYDTYKNGNGLGLQVLVNKQNERVGHAGLVPQTVEGKNEIEIGYWIAKKHWGKGYATEAALALFAFARKNIEVDRVISLIQRENTASRNVAEKLMMKIEKEIILKDKHVCVYSVQL, encoded by the coding sequence ATGCTACAAATCAATCGATTAACATTTCGCCCTTATCATGATAACGACTTTCCTTTTCTGCAATCTCTATTACAGGATCCAGAAGTAGTACGCTTTATTGGAGATGGGAACGTAAGAGACGATAAAGCTTGCAACGATTTTCTCCAATGGATTTATGATACATATAAAAATGGGAATGGTCTTGGCTTACAAGTTCTTGTAAATAAACAAAATGAACGGGTCGGACATGCCGGGCTTGTCCCACAAACTGTAGAAGGAAAAAACGAGATTGAGATAGGATATTGGATTGCTAAGAAGCATTGGGGAAAAGGGTATGCGACAGAAGCAGCACTAGCATTGTTCGCATTTGCACGGAAAAATATAGAGGTTGATCGTGTTATTTCTTTAATACAACGTGAGAATACTGCATCACGTAACGTAGCGGAGAAACTAATGATGAAAATAGAAAAAGAAATTATCCTAAAAGATAAACATGTATGTGTGTATTCTGTTCAACTATAA
- a CDS encoding DUF6141 family protein, protein MRVNQNSFHEIQHFRQIWVWISILLSASLMWYDFIQQIIFGKTVGSNPAPDAVVIAFWGLFGIIFPVFILLFLKLETEVRNDGIYIRFFPFHLQYRTFLFKDIQHYESITYSPIKRFGGWGIRFNTAGETAYNVKGKKGIELKLKYGTVVIGTQKTEEFKRVLDSVIEKE, encoded by the coding sequence ATGCGAGTTAACCAGAATTCATTTCATGAAATACAGCATTTTCGGCAAATTTGGGTTTGGATATCCATTTTACTTAGTGCTTCATTAATGTGGTATGACTTTATACAACAAATTATATTCGGTAAAACCGTAGGAAGTAACCCCGCACCGGACGCAGTTGTAATCGCTTTTTGGGGGCTCTTCGGTATTATCTTCCCTGTATTTATTCTCTTATTTTTGAAGCTTGAAACCGAAGTACGTAACGATGGTATTTATATTCGTTTCTTTCCTTTTCATCTCCAATATAGAACGTTCCTTTTCAAAGATATACAGCATTACGAAAGTATTACCTACAGTCCTATCAAGCGATTTGGAGGATGGGGAATTCGATTTAATACAGCTGGAGAAACCGCTTATAACGTAAAAGGCAAGAAGGGAATAGAGTTGAAACTAAAATACGGAACAGTAGTTATTGGAACCCAAAAAACCGAGGAATTCAAAAGAGTGCTGGACTCGGTAATAGAGAAAGAATAA
- a CDS encoding Gfo/Idh/MocA family protein: protein MIRCRLAHGGAVIPDGVEKGWLPDRFFDKQLAGGGSLVDLGAHPIYLTNRLMGNPISVYAHLQSISDQYEVDDSAVVTVEYESGAIGIIETSFLSHGSPFQLELYGTEGTLLAEDGKVKIKCKQYEDDGWLELEAPKQVASPMKQWADAIQTNSTPTITKDDFLQLTVINQAASLSHKQKKRVEIR from the coding sequence ATGATTCGATGTCGATTAGCACATGGTGGCGCCGTAATTCCTGATGGTGTAGAAAAAGGATGGTTGCCTGATCGTTTTTTTGATAAACAATTGGCTGGAGGAGGTTCTTTAGTAGATTTAGGTGCGCACCCAATTTATCTAACCAACCGTCTTATGGGAAATCCTATATCGGTATATGCCCATTTGCAATCCATAAGTGATCAATATGAAGTGGATGACTCTGCAGTTGTGACAGTAGAATACGAGTCAGGAGCGATTGGAATAATCGAGACTAGTTTTTTATCTCATGGGAGTCCCTTTCAGTTAGAATTATATGGTACAGAAGGAACACTCTTAGCAGAAGATGGAAAAGTAAAAATCAAGTGTAAGCAATACGAGGACGATGGATGGTTGGAACTAGAAGCACCAAAACAAGTAGCATCGCCAATGAAACAATGGGCTGATGCTATCCAAACCAATAGTACGCCAACCATTACCAAGGACGATTTTTTACAATTAACCGTAATCAACCAGGCTGCTTCTCTATCACATAAACAAAAGAAACGAGTAGAAATTCGTTGA
- a CDS encoding Gfo/Idh/MocA family oxidoreductase: MENHDIQIKRVWDDNVERGKQWAKELGVPFEENIDTVLKDIDIDAIIVTTSTNLHTEIILKACQYKKHIFTEKVLALSVEENEEIWKAKMESEDGIQCSVDGFVTETNGKRVSMCGRRIKKRLAW; the protein is encoded by the coding sequence ATGGAAAATCATGACATTCAAATAAAAAGAGTATGGGATGATAATGTAGAAAGAGGTAAACAATGGGCAAAAGAGTTAGGTGTTCCATTTGAAGAGAATATTGATACTGTATTGAAAGACATTGATATTGATGCGATTATCGTCACTACCTCTACTAACTTACACACAGAAATAATATTGAAAGCATGTCAGTATAAAAAACATATATTTACAGAGAAAGTACTCGCATTATCTGTAGAAGAAAATGAAGAAATATGGAAGGCGAAGATGGAATCCGAAGATGGAATCCAATGTTCAGTTGATGGTTTCGTTACCGAGACTAACGGAAAAAGAGTTTCTATGTGCGGAAGACGTATTAAAAAAAGGTTGGCTTGGTAG
- a CDS encoding Gfo/Idh/MocA family protein, with the protein MTRTIQVGIIGCGGIAFGKHLPSLSKLNHVKIVAFCDIDREKAERAAKEYGGEDAVIYEDYSQLIEQSSVEVVHVCTPNNSHAEISIAALHGGKHVMCEKPMAKTAEEAKAMIDAAEKCNKKLTIGYNNRFRTDSQYLKKVCQRGDLGHIYFAKAHAIRRRAVPTWGVFLDEEKQGGGPLIDIGTHALDLTLWMMDNYEPKSVMGTTHHLLGKKKDAANPWGTWNPNEFTVEDAAFGFITMKNGATIILESSWALNSLDVDEAKCSLSGTEGGADMKDGLRLHGEDLGELYTKQVDLGPGGVAFYDGNTESDAELEARLWIESIINEKEATVQPKEALVVTQILEAIYQSAKTGKAVYFD; encoded by the coding sequence ATGACTAGAACCATTCAAGTAGGGATTATTGGTTGTGGTGGTATTGCTTTTGGAAAGCATTTACCAAGTTTATCAAAGCTGAACCATGTTAAAATAGTTGCTTTTTGTGATATTGATAGGGAAAAAGCAGAGCGTGCGGCAAAGGAGTATGGAGGAGAAGATGCTGTAATTTATGAAGACTACTCTCAGTTAATTGAGCAGTCCTCTGTGGAGGTAGTTCATGTATGTACCCCGAATAACTCACATGCGGAGATTAGTATTGCAGCATTACACGGAGGCAAGCATGTGATGTGTGAAAAACCGATGGCAAAAACAGCGGAAGAAGCCAAGGCAATGATAGATGCAGCTGAAAAATGTAATAAGAAGTTAACAATTGGCTATAACAACCGTTTCCGTACGGATAGTCAATATTTAAAAAAAGTATGCCAACGTGGAGATCTTGGTCATATTTATTTTGCAAAAGCACATGCCATTCGCAGACGTGCTGTACCAACGTGGGGTGTGTTTTTAGATGAAGAAAAACAAGGCGGTGGACCATTAATTGATATTGGTACACATGCACTCGACCTTACGCTTTGGATGATGGATAATTATGAACCAAAATCAGTTATGGGAACAACACATCACCTATTGGGTAAGAAGAAAGACGCAGCAAATCCGTGGGGAACATGGAATCCAAATGAATTTACAGTAGAAGATGCGGCATTTGGTTTTATTACAATGAAAAATGGTGCCACGATTATCTTAGAATCGAGTTGGGCACTAAATTCGTTGGACGTCGATGAGGCAAAATGTTCGCTAAGTGGTACTGAAGGTGGAGCTGATATGAAGGATGGACTGCGCCTCCACGGTGAGGACTTAGGTGAACTATACACGAAACAAGTAGACCTTGGACCAGGCGGTGTCGCTTTTTATGATGGTAATACAGAAAGTGATGCAGAATTAGAAGCAAGGCTGTGGATTGAATCGATTATTAATGAAAAAGAGGCAACAGTGCAGCCGAAAGAGGCACTAGTTGTTACCCAAATTCTAGAAGCAATCTATCAATCTGCGAAAACGGGGAAAGCAGTATATTTTGATTAG
- a CDS encoding carbohydrate ABC transporter permease, translating to MKKRGTVGFYIFLVIFVFLVMFPFIWVFLTSIKPVNEIFSSFKWFTSNPTLSSYEAALTNRPLLRYMLNSFVVSLLTTVLSLTFAAFTAYAVTRLPIKGKGLILGLVLAASMFPQIAIISPMFNLVTNLGLRNSYLGLIIPYITISLPLAIWILSTFFKKIPYELEESAKLDGASPFQTFRKIILPLATPGIFTTGILVFIAAWNEYLFALTINSDDQWRTVPVGISMYQSEFSIPWGDISAATVIVTIPIVVLVLIFQRRIVSGLTSGSVKE from the coding sequence ATGAAAAAAAGAGGCACCGTCGGTTTTTATATATTCTTAGTAATTTTTGTGTTTTTAGTGATGTTTCCATTTATTTGGGTTTTCTTAACCTCAATAAAACCAGTTAATGAAATTTTTTCCTCATTTAAATGGTTTACTAGTAATCCAACATTATCATCCTATGAAGCTGCATTAACAAATCGTCCATTACTAAGATACATGTTAAATAGTTTTGTGGTCTCCTTGCTAACGACGGTATTATCACTAACCTTCGCAGCATTTACGGCTTATGCCGTTACAAGACTACCAATCAAAGGAAAAGGATTAATCTTAGGCTTGGTTTTAGCTGCATCGATGTTTCCTCAGATTGCAATCATATCACCGATGTTTAACTTAGTAACAAATCTTGGTTTAAGAAACAGTTATCTAGGGTTAATTATTCCATATATCACCATTAGTTTACCGTTAGCGATATGGATTCTTTCTACTTTCTTTAAGAAAATCCCGTATGAATTGGAAGAGTCTGCGAAACTAGATGGAGCTAGTCCGTTTCAGACGTTTCGAAAAATCATCTTACCTCTTGCAACACCAGGTATATTTACTACGGGAATTCTCGTATTTATCGCTGCGTGGAATGAATATCTTTTTGCGTTAACGATTAATAGTGATGACCAGTGGCGAACAGTACCTGTTGGGATTTCTATGTACCAAAGTGAATTCTCCATTCCTTGGGGGGATATTTCTGCGGCCACGGTTATTGTAACAATACCCATTGTAGTACTTGTGCTGATATTCCAGCGTAGAATTGTTTCGGGATTAACGTCAGGGTCTGTAAAGGAATAA